One part of the Vitis riparia cultivar Riparia Gloire de Montpellier isolate 1030 chromosome 15, EGFV_Vit.rip_1.0, whole genome shotgun sequence genome encodes these proteins:
- the LOC117931761 gene encoding anthranilate N-methyltransferase-like: MGSSAEEKQSSRLCHEDGDVEPCSYAMQLVTSSVLPMVMQTSIELGLFDIIAKLGQASASEIASRLPIKNPEAPIMLDRMLYLLTTHSVLSCSAIDGDGRVYALTPVSKYFASNQDGVSFGPLLGLMQDKVFMDSWSQLKNAIIEGGIPFNRVHGSHAFEYPGKDPRFNQVFNTAMFNHTTVIVNKILESYKGFEHLTRVVDVGGGLGTTLSIITSKYPHIEAINFDLPHVIEHAVAFPGVKHIGGDMFESVPKGDAIFMKWILHDWSDDHCLKLLKNCYKALPEHGKVIVVEGVLPEIPEKGSTVKAICQTDLIMSTQSPGGKERTRKEFLDLAIGAGFAGIRYECYVSCYWVMEIFK; encoded by the exons ATGGGGTCTTCAGCAGAAGAGAAACAGAGCAGCAGGCTATGCCATGAGGATGGTGATGTAGAGCCCTGCTCCTACGCCATGCAATTGGTGACCTCGTCTGTGTTGCCCATGGTTATGCAGACTTCCATTGAGCTAGGCCTTTTTGATATCATTGCCAAATTGGGTCAGGCCTCTGCCTCAGAAATAGCTTCCCGGCTGCCTATAAAGAACCCAGAGGCACCCATCATGCTGGATCGTATGCTCTACCTTCTTACCACTCACTCTGTTCTCAGTTGCTCTGCCATTGATGGTGATGGGAGGGTGTACGCACTCACACCTGTCTCCAAATACTTTGCCAGTAATCAAGATGGAGTTTCCTTCGGCCCACTACTGGGTTTGATGCAGGACAAGGTCTTCATGGATAGCTG GTCCCAACTGAAAAATGCGATTATTGAAGGAGGAATACCATTTAACAGGGTCCATGGATCTCATGCATTTGAGTACCCTGGCAAGGATCCCAGATTCAATCAGGTTTTCAACACAGCAATGTTCAACCACACAACGGTAATTGTTAATAAGATCCTTGAGTCCTACAAGGGTTTTGAGCACCTTACGCGGGTGGTCGATGTTGGTGGTGGTCTGGGAACCACCCTTAGCATAATCACATCCAAATACCCCCATATTGAGGCTATTAATTTTGACTTGCCTCATGTTATAGAACATGCTGTGGCGTTTCCTG GTGTGAAACACATTGGAGGGGATATGTTTGAAAGTGTTCCCAAAGGGGATGCCATTTTTATGAAG TGGATACTTCATGATTGGAGTGATGATCACTGCTTAAAGTTGTTGAAGAACTGCTACAAAGCTCTACCAGAGCATGGGAAGGTGATCGTTGTGGAGGGGGTTCTTCCAGAAATACCGGAAAAGGGATCTACTGTGAAAGCTATCTGCCAAACAGATTTGATAATGTCGACTCAAAGCCCTGGAGGAAAGGAGAGGACAAGGAAGGAGTTCCTGGACTTGGCAATTGGAGCTGGATTTGCTGGCATCAGATATGAATGCTATGTCTCTTGTTATTGGGTTATGGAAATCTTCAAGTAA
- the LOC117931763 gene encoding caffeic acid 3-O-methyltransferase-like, whose protein sequence is MQLVASSLLPMVMQTAIELGLFHIIAKAGQASASEIASQLRANNPAAPNMLDRILYFLTSHSVLTCSALDADGGRLKRVYGLTPVSKYFVPDQDGISLSPLLTLTQDKVFMDSWCHLNNSIIEGGIPFNRAHGVNAFEYTGKNPRFNQAFNTAMLNHTIMITNKIVESYKGFGNLKQVVDVGGGLGTTLGIITSKYPSIKAINFDLPHVIQHALPHPGVEHLGGDMFESVPNGEAMFLKWILHDWSDEHCLKLLKNCYKALPEHGKAIVVEGFLPEIPEGSASVQALCEGDLIMMTQNPGGRERTRQEFLDLAMAAGFAGIRFECLVYNYWVMEFFK, encoded by the exons ATGCAGTTGGTGGCCTCCTCTCTGTTACCTATGGTTATGCAAACGGCCATTGAGCTTGGCCTTTTTCATATCATTGCCAAAGCTGGTCAGGCCTCTGCCTCAGAAATAGCATCCCAGCTGCGTGCAAACAACCCGGCCGCACCCAACATGTTGGACCGCATCCTCTACTTTCTCACCTCTCACTCTGTCCTCACTTGCTCTGCGCTTGATGCTGATGGTGGGCGGCTCAAGAGGGTGTATGGACTCACACCTGTCTCCAAATATTTTGTCCCTGACCAAGATGGCATTTCATTGAGCCCATTGCTGACATTGACTCAGGACAAGGTCTTCATGGATAGCTG GTGCCATCTGAATAACTCAATTATTGAAGGAGGAATACCATTCAACAGGGCCCATGGAGTAAACGCATTTGAGTATACTGGCAAGAACCCCAGATTCAATCAGGCCTTCAACACGGCCATGCTCAACCACACAATTATGATTACTAATAAAATCGTTGAATCCTACAAGGGTTTTGGGAATCTTAAGCAGGTGGTGGATGTTGGTGGCGGTCTGGGAACCACACTTGGTATAATCACATCAAAATACCCCAGCATCAAGGCAATTAATTTTGACTTGCCTCATGTTATACAGCATGCTTTGCCTCATCCTG GGGTGGAACACCTTGGAGGAGATATGTTTGAAAGTGTTCCCAATGGAGAAGCCATGTTTCTGAAG TGGATACTTCATGACTGGAGTGATGAACACTGCTTGAAGTTGTTGAAGAACTGCTACAAAGCTCTGCCAGAGCATGGCAAGGCAATTGTGGTGGAGGGGTTTCTTCCAGAAATACCGGAGGGGAGTGCTTCTGTGCAAGCTCTCTGTGAAGGAGATTTGATTATGATGACTCAAAACCCTGGAGGAAGGGAGCGGACAAGGCAGGAGTTCCTGGACCTGGCAATGGCAGCTGGATTTGCTGGCATCAGATTTGAGTGCCTTGTGTATAATTACTGGGTCATGGAATTCTTCAAGTAA
- the LOC117932682 gene encoding caffeic acid 3-O-methyltransferase 1-like: MQMATSSVVCMAMHVANELGLFDIIAKVGQASASEIASHLATNNPNAPTMLDRILYVLTAHSLLTCSVDDTDDGHSKRVYGLTPVSKLFARNEDGVSFAPLMALNQDKIFIGSWFEMTNAILEGGIPFDRAHGSNAFEYPRKDLRFNKVFNAAMHNYTTLFINETLESYKGFEHLKEVVDVGGGLGVTLGAITSKYPSIKGINFDLPHVIEHAPHYPGVEHVGGDMFESVPKGETIFMKWILHDWSDEHCLKLLKNCYNALPEHGKVIVVEGVLPAAPETSAVVKAVSQTDLIMMAQNPGGKERTREEFLDLATGAGFAGIRFECFVLTYWVMEFFK; encoded by the exons ATGCAGATGGCGACCTCGTCTGTGGTATGTATGGCTATGCATGTGGCCAACGAGCTTGGCCTTTTTGACATCATTGCCAAAGTGGGTCAGGCTTCTGCCTCAGAGATAGCATCCCACTTAGCCACAAACAACCCGAACGCACCCACAATGCTGGATCGCATTCTCTACGTTCTCACCGCTCACTCTCTCCTCACTTGCTCTGTCGATGACACTGATGATGGGCACTCCAAGAGGGTATACGGGCTCACCCCCGTCTCCAAATTATTCGCCCGTAACGAAGATGGGGTTTCGTTTGCTCCATTAATGGCGTTGAACCAGGACAAAATCTTCATTGGTAGCTG GTTCGAAATGACAAACGCGATTCTTGAAGGAGGGATACCATTTGACAGGGCCCATGGGTCAAACGCATTTGAGTACCCTAGAAAGGACCTCAGGTTCAACAAGGTTTTTAACGCAGCAATGCACAACTACACAACCCTATTTATTAACGAGACCCTCGAGTCCTACAAGGGTTTTGAGCACCTCAAAGAGGTGGTGGACGTGGGTGGAGGTCTTGGGGTCACCCTCGGTGCCATCACATCCAAGTACCCCAGCATCAAGGGCATTAACTTCGACTTGCCTCATGTTATAGAACATGCCCCACACTATCCAG GCGTAGAACATGTCGGAGGAGATATGTTTGAGAGCGTTCCCAAAGGAGAAACCATTTTTATGAAG TGGATACTTCATGATTGGAGTGATGAACACTGCTTGAAGTTGTTAAAGAACTGCTACAATGCTCTACCGGAGCATGGGAAGGTGATAGTAGTGGAGGGGGTTCTCCCGGCAGCACCGGAAACAAGCGCTGTTGTGAAAGCTGTCAGTCAAACAGATTTGATAATGATGGCTCAAAACCCCGGAGGGAAGGAGCGGACTCGAGAGGAGTTCCTGGACCTGGCAACTGGAGCTGGGTTTGCTGGAATCAGATTTGAATGCTTTGTCCTTACTTATTGGGTCATGGAATTCTTTAAGTAA